The stretch of DNA ACGGCTATACCGTCCAAATTTTGTGTTCCAGGTGATAAATTTTGCCATTGCGCCAATGGAGCAAAAGTATTGTTATCGATCTCGCCGAGTAAATTCACTTCGGCTCTGCCCGTGCCCGATAAAGCCGTTGTTACTGTATGCCACGTACCCGCAGGTCCAATTGGACCAGATGTTAAGGTGCCAAATTCGGGCAAGTGCTGCCCCGGATATCGATATACTCTGCCCCCGCGCAATTGCCCCAGCCACACCGCGTTGTTCACCCAATCGAATTGCCCGCCCAGAATATCTGTCTGAGCCTGATCGCTTTCAAATTCTTCGACGAATGCCCCGGTATGTGCATCTACCACGCGCACGCGGTGCGTCAATCCCGTGCCGTATTCGATCAGGTAGATAAACTGCCCATCGGCAATCGCGCCATCTGTAAACAGATATCCAAATCCCGTTTCTGTTGGCTGTACAGTAAATTGTCGCACGATGCGCCAGGCATTGGCAGGATCAAAAACGCGCACGGTCCACCCGCCGCGCCGTACGCCATTGACGCCTGCAGACACGTTGTAGATAAACTCGCCGTCGGAGGTAATCAACGCATGGGCATCAAATGGCAATCCGCGGAACAAATCCAGCAAGCGGTCGGGTACTTCAACGGTATCGATTCGTCCAGTGACGGGCGAAATACGCAATACAGAGCGCGCTGTTTGGTGTTCGGCGTAGATAAACCCGTCGCTGTGAAATGTCGCAGAAATGCTCTGGATAGGTGTTTCGGTCACGATCCCGTAATTTTGTCCCGCGACTGTGCCATTGAATCCCGTGCCAATGCGCGCGAACAAATCGCTGCCGGGATACAAGTCTCGTGGGGTATAGAATCGCTTTACATACAGGTATGTTCCGTCTGTACACAAAACGGCTGCGCCTGCCACGCCTTCGCTCAAGAATGAAGCTTCGGCATCATTGAATCGGATCGGCGGTGGAGACGTGGTGCGCCCCACAGTACCGCCATCCGATAACACGACATCTTCGCCTGTGCCGCGCGATAGTGCAATAGCACCGTCTTGCTGCCATACCACCTGTCGTTCGGGTACAGAGGATGTCACCACAAAATGTCGCACATCGGACCAGGGGCCCGTTGTCTGTCCATCGGATAATCGAGCGCGCCAAAAATAAGACCCCGCGCGCAAATCCGTCGGTCGCCATAAGATGATGCCCTCGGCGGTGGCCACGCTGCCCGAGCGCATTGTCGCGGTATCTCGAAAATCGCCAGATGCATTCAACTCAAATTCGCCCGTTAGATGGAACTGGTGTTCCCCAGATCGCACTCCCAATACCACCTGAGCATTTGCGACGGTCTGACTTGGCAATGGCAAGAATGGTACAGCCGATAACGCACCTAAGACATCGATTTCTACCTCTGTTCGATTATTTGTTTCATCGCCTTCTACAATCGCATTGGTGGGATCGGCTATCGCTTCTAAGATATGGCGTCCAGGGCGATTTTTGAGACGCCAGAGCACTGTCACACTATCGCGTATTCCAAAAGGCGGTAAAGCCGCCATGAATAAGGTATCAACTGTCACAGAATCCAGGTTGCGATCAATCAGGACGATATCCACGCTGCGATCGGGGGAAATGCCCCAGTTTTCCACACGCAGCGTTACCCGAACCGAGTCTCCTGTGGTCAGTTCGCCCTGTTGGTCCAACTGCAACGCTGCATCGCCAAGTACAAAATCCGGATTTTGCGGCATTGCGATTTGTTGTGCGGGGTCGCCGATCAAATTCATTCCCACCAGTCCCAGTTCGCTCGAGGGGAGAACTGCGAGTTCGCTCATTTTGCCCAGTGCGAGGCTCTGCCCAAAAGCCAGCACGCCATTTTCAAATATGTGCCGGAATAGCGCTGTGTTGAGTTGATTGTTAATGCGAATAAAAGAGAGGGAAGACGCGGATATGTATGCTATTGCGCCGCCATCGGGTTTGTTGAGCATTTCTTCGGCAAGACTAATGATGCGAGGATCCCAGTATAGTCCATTGAGACACGACATTCCGATAAACAGAGGCAGGCGTTCAGCATTTTGAATTTGACTCAGGTAATTGAATGCCCCTTGCTGAAATGTTCCGGCAAAATATTTGGACATTGATGAAGCACTGCCATGGCCCATAAAATTTACAATTAGGCGCCCTTCGTTGATCTGTCGAATAACTTCTCGGGATGAGGCATTGGGTTCGGGCGGTGTATCTGCATCGTGATATACCTTGAAATTCTCCAGGCCAATAGCGTGCGCAATTGTTGCCAGCGTATCGCTCGGCGCGATAAATTTGTACGTCCCCCCCTGTGCGTCCCAATTTGCCATTAGCGTGATGCGGTTGTGCCATTGTACTGGCGGTGTTTCGTCATAAGTGATCACTTTTTGCACGACTGTATTGGCCTGCGACGTACGTCGGACAGAGAACCGTCCCACAAATACATCCATAAACAAATTATCATCTACCCGCCCGAAAAACTCATCGGTAAATGCCAGACCGCGATTGGGAGATTGAAAGGGCATACCCGGTACAAGATTGTGACGCGCGATCCGATTTTTTCCAAATATATTGCGATAATCAAAGCTGAATTCCCCGAACAATAAGACGTACTCTGGACGTTTTTCCCAGGTGTGAAATCCGTATTGTACAAAACGGCGAATGGCCTCGGCATCGACTTGTCCAAAGGAAAACTCGTCATATACATCGGCTACATTGACCGCCAGTGTCGATAACTCCTGCCCTTGCCGATGCGCGTGCTCCTGCCGGTGTGCAGCCAAACGCTCGGCGGCATCCATAAAATCCGCACCTGCGATAATCACATAATCCGCACCAGAGAATCCGCGCAAATCATAGGGGGTATCGCGTTCTGCGATTTCGGGTGTTTTTATGGATGTTTCATCCACTGCGACAAAATCGCCGCCTTCAGCAATCTCAAATCTGATTCCCTCGTCATCCTGTACCGTGCCGACGATCTTGTTTTTGTCCAAATTCAAGACTCTAACCCGCTCGTGTTCAAGGTTGGGAATTGAGATCGCGCGGGGCGAAAGCACAATGCCCGGGTTAAAACGCAGCATACCATCTATGGCCTCAAAACGCCGCGGATAGGTAATCTCCACCCAGTTGAAATACACGTGATCGACGTAGGGATTCGATCCAAGTGGAAATGAGGGATCGCCGGGCGTTCGCAATACCACGTATGTGGTGTCTGACAATGCCGATATGGGTACTGTTCCCGTCGCGATATAGGCGTCCTGTCCGTCCCAGCGCTCTTCTGCGATGAGCGGTCCATCCTGAATTTGTACGATAGCGTAGTGATCGGGGTTTATGTTCTGATTCAATGTCAGCGAATGCATGCCCAGACGAATTTGCGCGTTGCTACTTGTTCCACTCGCCAGTCCCGGTAAGGGCACGGGCATTACGACATCTGTGGGCATATCGCCCGGGCGAGACGGAGATGCGGTGCGCTTCCAGAACCAGTGATCGCGGTTGGCATTTCGCGCATGTCCCAGGGCTTCGTAGATCGAATCGATTTCAACGTGTTTGCGCGACCAAAAATGCGTCAAGACCTCGTTAGTAGATATACCTTCAGCGTGTGTATATCGCGAGCCAGATTCTCGACCAATACGCAGGAAATAGACGCGCTCTTTGCCGTAATCACTTTCAAAATCTCGATCTGGCGCGCGCCGATATGCGCCCCAAAACAGCACGCCATCGCCCGCATCTAATACGCCGTCTTCGCCGTCTTCTATGAGTAGTGGAATTTCTTTTCCGTCTAAAAATATCTGCAACCTATCCAAATCTCCCGGTGCCAATACAATGTCGGATTCGGAAAACCAGCGCGCATCCAATCGGTAGAGACCGTCTTCAAAAATTCTGATTTTGTAATACGTGGCCGCAGGATCGTACCAATCCAGTACGCGCTTTGTCGCGCGGATGCGCCGCCCGCGCCACGCGCGCGCCTGTTCGGGATTGAGCAATCCCTTTTGATAGATGGGCTCAAAATCGTCAGTGTCTCTCAAAAGCCGAATAGGGGCGCGCGTTTCATCCGCGACAAATAACACGCGCACGCGCAACTCTCGTGCGATCCGAAGTCTGCGCTGGACGGGGTCATACTGCACGGGACGCAAAGACAGAATCGCGATTTGTTGGTCGCGCAAGATGCCCGTGTGTGCTACAACAGCTTCTGTACCGGGATAAAACTCCGGCGTGTCGTAAATTGTCTCGTCCTTCAGGTAAATCGATCTCGAAAACGGATGTTGTTCGGAGCCCAGCAACTGCATCTGTGGCACTGGCATCAGATCCAGGCCCTCGATTTCCTCATAGTTTGCATCGAGCACTTGAACGACTGCACGAGAGCCATAAGGCATGCCCAGTGTTGCACCGCGCACAGGTACAGCAGGTGCCCCCGGCTGGTACAACCACATCCATCCCGGTACGTCTATGCGATCATAAGGGGATTCTGAGGTGACGACTAAATCGGACGCATCCACCACAACTTCTACCCAATTTTCACCCGTTGCCACCACGCGCACGTTTCCCGCGTGTGCGATGCTCGTTGCGATTAGCAAAGCGATTGCGGGGATGCTATGCCAGAAAGTTTTCATGATCGCACCTTTTTTACGGCCACAATTTCTCAAATTTACCTTTGTTGTAAATTACTACGCGATCCTCTGGTTGCATATTCAACGCGACTGAGAGAGAATCGGTTGCGTGTACCGTTATATGCCCCCAGATTTGGTCAATTTCAAAAGGCGGTGTTTGTCCCCGTCCCTTGCTGTGAAACGAAAAGAAGCCGCCTTTTGCAACCGCCAGATCAAACCCCGTATTTGTCCTGTGAATGCGATACGCAAAATCACCTGTCAGCCAGACGTGATTTACCATTGTAATTTCGGCTTGCAATAGTTGAGATGACCGCATGACAAGTGCATTTTTGAGCGCATAAGCAAATAGCGGTTTGCCACTGAACGCACCGGAAGGTGTCCACGCCGACGGCACGTTGCAGACGAATAATGTGCCTGTGGTTGCCCGCGCATGGGGCATCAGTTTGGCAATCGCATTTTCACTTATTTGCGAAGCTTCGCGCCAGAAAAAGCCCTCGCGCCCGATCACCACTCCGTAATACAGGATTAGAACAGCAAAGAGGGAGCAGAGAATTGGCTGTTTTTTATTTAGCCAGATAGTAGAGATACCCAGACAAAAGAAGGCGGAGGGCAAATACAGATACCAGTTGTGCAAATGCCCCAATGCCGGGGCGAGGGTTGCGCAGAGGAGGAAGATCAGGAGCAGGGCGAATGGGCGACAAAATTTGCGCAGGATGCCGCGACCATGTTGAAAAATAAAAATTCCACCACTTACGACCACCAATGCAATGCCCAGCCACCAGATATCACTCATCCCAAATTTTGCTACTGCTTTCACGCCGTCGCGCGCCCAATCTATAATTGATACGCGGGGTGTCCCTCCCAATACGCTGCCCAGCACGAGCCATCGGACGCCAAAATACGCGAGCAATACGATACAGACAACAGCCAATCCGCGTCGCGCCTGTGCTGTTTTCCACGCTTTGCGATACGCGACCAGTGCCGCGAGTGCGATAGGCAGGGAAACTGCCATTTCTTTGGATAAAAAAGCGAGCGCACTGCAAGCGGCAAGTCCCAATAACGCGCCGGTAGAACCGCGCTCCATATATTCTAAAAATAAAATCAGTGAACCTAAATAGAATAACGCACACAAGAGATCTGTTCGCCCGACGATCCAGAAAACAGAATCGGTGTGAATGGGCAGAACAAAAAACAAAAGCGCGGTGCCCCAGGCCACTGCGGAGTCTGAGGAAAGGCATCGCGCGAATAAAAAAATGAGATACGCACATCCCGCGTGAATCGCGATATTGTGGATGTGATAAATAGCGGGCGCGTAACCGCCGATTAAATAGTCCAGATAGAACGATAAAACGACCATTGGGCGATAATATCCACCTTGCCCGACCAGTCCCTCCCATCCCGTTGTGAAAGCGAAGACAACGCCTTTAGAAGCCAATTTGAGATGGCCCCAATCATCGTCTAATAATGAGACGCCCGAAGCAATCCAGGCCAGTATTGCAAAGGCCGCGACGGTGCATAATTTCAAAAATGTGAGACCTTTTGGCATAGGTAAAAAATTGGCTCAGGTCTTTCACGAGTTAGATGTCAGTTGTGCTCTGCATTTGGACGACCACATACCAATCGCGTCCAAAATCTCGTATTTCGTAGCCTCCGGCAAATCCGCTTGCAATCAGTGCGTTTTCAACCTCTCGTTTGCTGTATAACCACAGCGGGCATCTTCGCAGGCGGTATCGGATATGCCGCTGCCACGCCAAAAAACCGCCCGCTTTTGGAAAGCTCGCGTAAAACTCGCCCGTCACTTCTGTACCCAATTTTTTTAAGACCGGTACGGGATCTTCGATATAATCAAAAAATCCCATCAAACACGCCGCGTCAAATATCCGGTCAAAATGAACAGACAGATAATCGTCCAGAACGAGGTCTGCACTTACATTGAGCGCGTCGATATTGTCCCGTGCGATTTTTAGCATTTCTTCGGCGATATCTACCCCCACGACTTCTTTTTTCTGAAGTGCAAACGCAGCCGTGTATCGTCCCGGGCCACATCCGATGTCTAAGACAGAATGAATCGCCCGTTTTTTTGTTTGTCGAAGCGTTTCCTCAAAACGCCGCACCATCACCTGCCGAAATGTGCGATCTACCCATCTGCCGAGCGCGCTTCGATGTCCTGTATGCCCGTAGATCGCATCGAAATTTTTGGCATAAATATCAAAAAACTGCCCCACAGCCCGCGTTGATGAACTGCTGCCGGAATCGTATCCCATTTTGCGCGATTTCATCTTTTGAGCCTTTGTCGATAAATTGCATCCAATTTTTGCACCATAACGCGATGATCCCATCGCGCAATCGCGTGCTGGTATGCGCGTTCTCCAAATGTGTGACACATCTGAGAATTTCCGATCAATTTTTCCAAATACCTTGCCATCGATTTGATATCGCCTTGTGGTACGACAAAACCCGAGTGACCATGTGTTATAATTTCCCGTATGCCTTCGACTTCGAACGATACTGTAGGCACCCGCGCGAGGGATGCTTCCACAGCAACGCCGGACAAGCCCTCGCGCAAAGAGGATAGGACATGTACAGAGGCAATCGCATACGCAGGTGTAATATCCTGGAAAAATCCCGCGAAAATGACACGGTCCGCGATGCCTAAGTCGGTGCAAAGCCGCTCGCACGCTGCGCGCTCGGGTCCTTCTCCTACCAATAATAATCTGGCTCCGGGACATTGCAATCTGGCAAATGCCTCAATGGTATAATGTTGTGCTTTGGCGGATGAAAAACGGCCGATATTGACCAGGACGGGCGCGTCGTCAGGTATGCCTGTGTTGCGCCGAAATGCGTCTTTTTTTACGTTGTTCAAGCGTCTTTCAAATTCTGTAACATCGATGCCGCTATAAACGATCTGATGGGGAATGCTGCAGCCGATATTTTCCCGATGGTAGTGCCGAATTGTATCTCGACCAACGGCTATGATCAAATCGCAAGCCCATATCGTCATTTTTTCGAGCGCGATGTAGAATTGTCGTTTGATGCGGTTGACTGGATCGTTAAAAACAACACCGTGAAGTCCGTAGATGATATGCTTGCAGCCGACCAGTCGCGCGGCGAGGCGCCCGAGCAAACTCGCTTTGCTTTCATGGGTGTGAACCAGATCAAATCGCTCGCGGCGAATCAATCGCATGAACCACAATAGCGCGCGAAAATCGCGCCAGGGTCTGATTTCCCGGTCTAAATATGGACATATATGCGCGGCAACCCCGTCTATTTTTAACAAATCGTCTCGCTCGATTTGCCGTCCAACGGCGAGGTGTATCTCGTAATCCTTTCGCATGTCCTTCATCGAAAGATACACATTTCGGTCTGCGCCACCGCCGGGTGCAAGCCAGGTCATGGTGTGGAGTATTTTGGGACGTCGATTCATAACAAAAATTGGCGCTTACACCTCCCAATGGGCAATGCAAACGCCGTTTGTAAAAAAGAGTAAAGCGGGCATCACGATTCGTAGTATTCAATAATGCGCCGCAATGTGGTATCCAAACTGATTTTGGGATTGTAACCCGTTAATTTTTTGATCTTGGTCAAATCGGGAACGCGATAATTGAGGTCTTCGTAAGAACCCTTTGCAAATGCCTTATCATAAGGGACAAATTCAATGGGTGAATCGCTTTCCGTCAGCACTTTGATTTTTTCAGCGAGGCCCTTGATACAAATCTCATTGGTCTCGTGGTTGCCGCCCAAATTGAAAATTTCGCCCGGCGTTTGGTCGTGTTCCATCAATGCTGTCAATCCATCTAAGGCATCTTCTATATCGGTAAAACACCGCCGTTGCTCGCCGTCGTTATATACCGTAATGGGATGTCCCAACAATGCCTGCTTGATGAATCGGGGCACCACCATGCCGTATTCTGGACTTTGCCGGGGACCAATTACATTGAAGAAGCGGACCATGATCACGGGTAATTTTTTTTCTCTCCAATAAGCCAATCCCAGCATTTCACCGACAGCTTTGGAGGTTGAATAATTCCATCGCGCAACGGTTGTTGGTCCCAACAAGCGATCATCGTCTTCACTAAATGTCGCTTTGCCGTTTTTCTTGCCAGCAACCTCTGAGGTCGAAGCCAAAAGTACTCGTTTCTTCTTTTTGTTTGCCAATTCCAACAGGAGTTCAGTGCCCCGTATATTCGTGGTCAAAGACTGCAATGGGTGGTTGATGACGTAATTCACACCAACAGCCGCCGCGAGATGATAAATGACATCACTCCAATCGACTAAGGGTCTGAGTGTCTCTGGGTCGAGCACTGTGCCCACTTTCATTTGAAACCGCGGATTCCCTTCGAGGTGCCGCACATTGTCCAGATCTCCAGTTGAAAGATCGTCTAAAACATAAACTTCGTGGTCTTGTTTCAAAAGCCGTTCGGCCAGATGCGAGCCAATAAAACCCGCACCGCCCGTAACCAAAAACCTCATGTATTTATTCCTTTCCCATTGCCGAGCGGGACATATCTTCCAACAAATATTAATCCCCACTCTTTATACATCCCAGGACACAGTATCCCACCCAAAAACATCTAAATATAAGGTCTCGAATGATTAAAGGCAATTAGAAACCTTAAGTGAAACACACCTCTTGCAGATGGGGGCTTATGACCTCATCCGTCTTTTCTCATTTGCATTGCAATTTCGCGTAGCGGACAAAAAGAGAAATCGGTCAATAATCGCCTCAATCGAGGCTCTGTTGCTTTCAAATTGGCGTAGTGCGTCAAACGCGCCTTCCAGTAAAATGCGACCCGTGGATGATCGGGGTCGAGTTCCCAGGGGTGTAGATAAAAGATCACAGCTCGCCGCTGTTTGGCCACAGCCCGCATATTTGCACGGCTCACAAAATATGGAAACAGCCTGAAATACGCGCCTCCGGTTACGGGCAATCGCATTTTTCCCACCTGGCGCACAGATATTGGCATTTCGCAAATTGGCCCAGAAGCGGTTTTTACAATACGCGGTGCCAAATCAAAATCGGGAATCCCATAGCGCCAGTTATGTACTGGAAAAATACTCGAATCGCACTGAAAACCGAGTTCTGCCAAAATATCCAGAGCCCATAATGATCGCGCTGTAATGGAGAAGTAGGCCGCGCGATAGGCGGTTACGGGTTGCGCGGTTACATCTGAGATCGCAGCAGAAGCCCGCTGTGTTTCTTCTCGAAATCGCTCGGGCGTCATTTCATAGACCAGATCGTGAGACCATCCATGGCATCCCAATTCGTGACCTTCGCGGGCTATACGGCGTATTAAGTCGGGATAATGCTGTGCTACTGGTCCCAGGATAAAGAATGTGCCGCGAACATCGTATTCTCCCATTATATCGAGTAAGTGATGGCAACTTCTCTCAAGGCGTGGCTCGCTTTGCGCGGACATCTGATTGGAGATTGGTATGCCCTGATACCAATCTTCGACATCTACTGTGAAAGCGTGTCGCATTGGTGTGTGCTCCGCTGCAGAAGAGCCAGCAATTGTTCGCTGCTTTTTTCGAGTGCGTAATGCGCGATTACACGGGCGCGGCCAGCAGCTCCCATGCGATTGCGCAGGGTATTATTTTCGATTAATGTACCCAAAAATTCGATCCACTCGGCGTCTGTCTCAGCCAAAAATCCAGTTTCTCCATGGGCGACGATTTCGCGGTTGATTTCGACTGGACTGGCCACTACGGGCAATCCGCAGGCCATGTATTGCAGCAATTTGTAACCCCCTTTGCCCCGCGTAAAAGGATCGTCGGGCAGGGGCATCAAGCCAATGTCAAATGTTTGCAAATAACCAACTTCGGTTTCCAGCGTCCAGTCCATGCACACAATTTGCAGATCGGATACATCAAAGTTACCTGCGCCAATCAAACGCAATTCCAAATTGGGATATTGCCGCGCGAGGGCGGCCAATGGGTCTCGAATCATGTCCAGATACCGCGTTGTGCACTGGCTCCCAATCCATCCCAGTGCGATTTTCTCATCCTCTGTTTTTTTTTCAGGGATATAACGCGCAGTATCAATAGGTCCCGTGATTTGTGAAACACGAGGACAATAACGGGCTGCAAATTCAGCGGTGTAGGCATTTTCTACTATCGCGCAGTGTGCTGTTTGCAGCATTGCGGGTACGCCCATTGCGCGCCGTTGGGTTCGCAACCGATTGATCCATCCCGTGTTGGGGTTTTCGAGTGTAAAGATAGCGTCGTCAAAATCAAAAAATATTTTGTGTTTGTACCGGCGCAACAGGCGCGGTATGGGAAAGGAAAATAACGCTTTTTGTATTAGGATGGCGTCGTATTGTGGTGCTGTAAAAATGCAAGTCCATCCCGTCCATAAGGCGCGAAAATAAGACAGCACATAGTACAGGATACGCGAGAAAATGCCTCTGGTATTGCGTTTGATCAGGTCATCGGGAGTCACGACTTTGACATCACATGTGATGCCCGCTCTACGCAATAGGGGCAGATAATCGAAAACCCGCGTGCGGCTGCTGGCAGCTAAGGGGCCATACCGCGCGATAAATAAAATTTTCATATCCAGCCGTGTTGCGTTGTCACGGGCGAGCCAGAGCGCTGGTTGAACCAGCCCGGTCCGCTTTCCAATGCGACTTCTCGACCGGTGATGGCAGATTGTTCGGCGGCGAACAGGATTTCCATAATGTGACGCGCCCATTCCCCGTGGGTGGGTGGTTCAATGTCCAGAGCGATGGCTTCGGCAAAGGCTTTCCACTCGTTGTGCATGGTCGAGGGCGGCTCGTCGAAGGGGACGTTTTCCCACTGATTGTTTTTTCCGACTTTGACGTATTTTCCGCCGTGTTCGGAAAAGCGCAGTGTGCCATTTGCACAGATGACATGACATTCGTGGTCGGGCGCACCATCTGCAAATCCAACGGCTACGGCAATGCCTGCCAGGCCGTTTTTATAGCGGACGAAGGCCGTGGCAGAGTCATCTGCAGCCTGGTAGTGGGCGCGGGTTCCAATAGAGGCTGAAACGGATACTGCCTGTGAGCCGATCATCCAGGTGAGGCGATCTACTACGTGTACGCCATTGGTCAACCACATGCCCCCGCCGTGGTAGCGGCTGCGGTACTGTGGACGGCGACCGGCGTAGCTCCAGTTTTTGGACATGTAACACACGGCGGTGAT from Gemmatimonadota bacterium encodes:
- a CDS encoding glycosyltransferase family 4 protein, encoding MNRRPKILHTMTWLAPGGGADRNVYLSMKDMRKDYEIHLAVGRQIERDDLLKIDGVAAHICPYLDREIRPWRDFRALLWFMRLIRRERFDLVHTHESKASLLGRLAARLVGCKHIIYGLHGVVFNDPVNRIKRQFYIALEKMTIWACDLIIAVGRDTIRHYHRENIGCSIPHQIVYSGIDVTEFERRLNNVKKDAFRRNTGIPDDAPVLVNIGRFSSAKAQHYTIEAFARLQCPGARLLLVGEGPERAACERLCTDLGIADRVIFAGFFQDITPAYAIASVHVLSSLREGLSGVAVEASLARVPTVSFEVEGIREIITHGHSGFVVPQGDIKSMARYLEKLIGNSQMCHTFGERAYQHAIARWDHRVMVQKLDAIYRQRLKR
- a CDS encoding glycosyltransferase family 39 protein; the protein is MKLCTVAAFAILAWIASGVSLLDDDWGHLKLASKGVVFAFTTGWEGLVGQGGYYRPMVVLSFYLDYLIGGYAPAIYHIHNIAIHAGCAYLIFLFARCLSSDSAVAWGTALLFFVLPIHTDSVFWIVGRTDLLCALFYLGSLILFLEYMERGSTGALLGLAACSALAFLSKEMAVSLPIALAALVAYRKAWKTAQARRGLAVVCIVLLAYFGVRWLVLGSVLGGTPRVSIIDWARDGVKAVAKFGMSDIWWLGIALVVVSGGIFIFQHGRGILRKFCRPFALLLIFLLCATLAPALGHLHNWYLYLPSAFFCLGISTIWLNKKQPILCSLFAVLILYYGVVIGREGFFWREASQISENAIAKLMPHARATTGTLFVCNVPSAWTPSGAFSGKPLFAYALKNALVMRSSQLLQAEITMVNHVWLTGDFAYRIHRTNTGFDLAVAKGGFFSFHSKGRGQTPPFEIDQIWGHITVHATDSLSVALNMQPEDRVVIYNKGKFEKLWP
- a CDS encoding methyltransferase domain-containing protein — encoded protein: MKSRKMGYDSGSSSSTRAVGQFFDIYAKNFDAIYGHTGHRSALGRWVDRTFRQVMVRRFEETLRQTKKRAIHSVLDIGCGPGRYTAAFALQKKEVVGVDIAEEMLKIARDNIDALNVSADLVLDDYLSVHFDRIFDAACLMGFFDYIEDPVPVLKKLGTEVTGEFYASFPKAGGFLAWQRHIRYRLRRCPLWLYSKREVENALIASGFAGGYEIRDFGRDWYVVVQMQSTTDI
- a CDS encoding C25 family cysteine peptidase, whose protein sequence is MKTFWHSIPAIALLIATSIAHAGNVRVVATGENWVEVVVDASDLVVTSESPYDRIDVPGWMWLYQPGAPAVPVRGATLGMPYGSRAVVQVLDANYEEIEGLDLMPVPQMQLLGSEQHPFSRSIYLKDETIYDTPEFYPGTEAVVAHTGILRDQQIAILSLRPVQYDPVQRRLRIARELRVRVLFVADETRAPIRLLRDTDDFEPIYQKGLLNPEQARAWRGRRIRATKRVLDWYDPAATYYKIRIFEDGLYRLDARWFSESDIVLAPGDLDRLQIFLDGKEIPLLIEDGEDGVLDAGDGVLFWGAYRRAPDRDFESDYGKERVYFLRIGRESGSRYTHAEGISTNEVLTHFWSRKHVEIDSIYEALGHARNANRDHWFWKRTASPSRPGDMPTDVVMPVPLPGLASGTSSNAQIRLGMHSLTLNQNINPDHYAIVQIQDGPLIAEERWDGQDAYIATGTVPISALSDTTYVVLRTPGDPSFPLGSNPYVDHVYFNWVEITYPRRFEAIDGMLRFNPGIVLSPRAISIPNLEHERVRVLNLDKNKIVGTVQDDEGIRFEIAEGGDFVAVDETSIKTPEIAERDTPYDLRGFSGADYVIIAGADFMDAAERLAAHRQEHAHRQGQELSTLAVNVADVYDEFSFGQVDAEAIRRFVQYGFHTWEKRPEYVLLFGEFSFDYRNIFGKNRIARHNLVPGMPFQSPNRGLAFTDEFFGRVDDNLFMDVFVGRFSVRRTSQANTVVQKVITYDETPPVQWHNRITLMANWDAQGGTYKFIAPSDTLATIAHAIGLENFKVYHDADTPPEPNASSREVIRQINEGRLIVNFMGHGSASSMSKYFAGTFQQGAFNYLSQIQNAERLPLFIGMSCLNGLYWDPRIISLAEEMLNKPDGGAIAYISASSLSFIRINNQLNTALFRHIFENGVLAFGQSLALGKMSELAVLPSSELGLVGMNLIGDPAQQIAMPQNPDFVLGDAALQLDQQGELTTGDSVRVTLRVENWGISPDRSVDIVLIDRNLDSVTVDTLFMAALPPFGIRDSVTVLWRLKNRPGRHILEAIADPTNAIVEGDETNNRTEVEIDVLGALSAVPFLPLPSQTVANAQVVLGVRSGEHQFHLTGEFELNASGDFRDTATMRSGSVATAEGIILWRPTDLRAGSYFWRARLSDGQTTGPWSDVRHFVVTSSVPERQVVWQQDGAIALSRGTGEDVVLSDGGTVGRTTSPPPIRFNDAEASFLSEGVAGAAVLCTDGTYLYVKRFYTPRDLYPGSDLFARIGTGFNGTVAGQNYGIVTETPIQSISATFHSDGFIYAEHQTARSVLRISPVTGRIDTVEVPDRLLDLFRGLPFDAHALITSDGEFIYNVSAGVNGVRRGGWTVRVFDPANAWRIVRQFTVQPTETGFGYLFTDGAIADGQFIYLIEYGTGLTHRVRVVDAHTGAFVEEFESDQAQTDILGGQFDWVNNAVWLGQLRGGRVYRYPGQHLPEFGTLTSGPIGPAGTWHTVTTALSGTGRAEVNLLGEIDNNTFAPLAQWQNLSPGTQNLDGIAVPRLKIQIKLYGEGLNPSPSLQTWTTTYQPLSDIGLRNLRAEPFEITELQPVHLHLDVQNRGPLDLALGTSVAFYSSAPALGRLIGRAAVPENSPLGRLVPLRLVWQTAQWAGQHQVTARLENFQGESIFPGREVTLTEPVRIAPSSDRDVPTIEIAALDALGEVRPEDYLPSQPTFRISMRDTAGIDLSSIRLSLSGTDEAQESHYESGKIKDRAVTPTTLSFVYTPDALADGRYTLNVEASDRLGNGPAKIAISFQVSSILAIENALVAPNPVSDTGHFTFILSRPSEVTVRIYTLAGRLVQRIEEPFARAGYNQIFWDGRDADGHVLSNNTYLYTLTADNGESQARVKDKLLVYR
- a CDS encoding DUF3473 domain-containing protein, whose product is MRHAFTVDVEDWYQGIPISNQMSAQSEPRLERSCHHLLDIMGEYDVRGTFFILGPVAQHYPDLIRRIAREGHELGCHGWSHDLVYEMTPERFREETQRASAAISDVTAQPVTAYRAAYFSITARSLWALDILAELGFQCDSSIFPVHNWRYGIPDFDLAPRIVKTASGPICEMPISVRQVGKMRLPVTGGAYFRLFPYFVSRANMRAVAKQRRAVIFYLHPWELDPDHPRVAFYWKARLTHYANLKATEPRLRRLLTDFSFCPLREIAMQMRKDG
- a CDS encoding GDP-mannose 4,6-dehydratase produces the protein MRFLVTGGAGFIGSHLAERLLKQDHEVYVLDDLSTGDLDNVRHLEGNPRFQMKVGTVLDPETLRPLVDWSDVIYHLAAAVGVNYVINHPLQSLTTNIRGTELLLELANKKKKRVLLASTSEVAGKKNGKATFSEDDDRLLGPTTVARWNYSTSKAVGEMLGLAYWREKKLPVIMVRFFNVIGPRQSPEYGMVVPRFIKQALLGHPITVYNDGEQRRCFTDIEDALDGLTALMEHDQTPGEIFNLGGNHETNEICIKGLAEKIKVLTESDSPIEFVPYDKAFAKGSYEDLNYRVPDLTKIKKLTGYNPKISLDTTLRRIIEYYES